The proteins below are encoded in one region of Oligoflexia bacterium:
- a CDS encoding type II secretion system protein GspJ — protein sequence MASKKGFTLLEVLISVVILSIISTLTAMSIQRSTRFKGKIEKDIDEYSSVRDALVIITRDVNQAFHWYDISEEIKKKMIADAKAAGKESPFGNNQQVGPAIPTEKLTSFIGAPDSLYLTTLSHQRTLTNAAESDQAEIGYYIKSVRSVKDQKSTKALVRSVSTLLDDDVTKGGKETVLLEDIKSLKFKYLGGDNKDWVDTWKSTGTDESRSQGKFPNAVEINLTVGKDKREFKLSTVAAVHMPNNEPPGTKTEASPGASPGISPGTPPGPTP from the coding sequence GTGGCTTCTAAAAAAGGTTTTACACTTTTAGAAGTATTAATTTCAGTCGTAATCCTATCAATCATCTCAACTCTTACCGCCATGAGTATTCAAAGAAGCACACGATTTAAAGGAAAAATTGAAAAAGACATAGACGAATATTCTTCAGTTCGAGATGCGCTAGTGATTATCACGCGCGATGTAAACCAAGCATTTCATTGGTATGACATCTCTGAAGAGATTAAGAAAAAAATGATTGCAGATGCCAAAGCCGCAGGCAAAGAATCACCCTTTGGTAATAATCAACAAGTTGGCCCAGCTATCCCAACTGAAAAATTAACTTCATTTATTGGAGCTCCTGATTCACTTTATCTAACAACACTGAGTCATCAACGAACTCTCACCAATGCCGCTGAAAGTGATCAAGCCGAAATTGGTTATTACATCAAGAGTGTGAGATCAGTGAAAGATCAAAAATCCACAAAAGCACTTGTTAGAAGTGTTTCAACATTACTAGATGATGACGTCACTAAAGGTGGAAAAGAAACCGTACTGCTTGAAGATATAAAGAGTCTTAAATTTAAATATCTTGGTGGCGACAATAAAGATTGGGTTGATACATGGAAAAGCACTGGCACTGATGAGAGTCGTTCTCAAGGAAAATTTCCAAATGCTGTAGAAATTAATCTCACTGTCGGCAAAGACAAAAGAGAGTTTAAACTTTCAACCGTTGCGGCAGTGCATATGCCCAACAATGAACCACCTGGAACAAAAACTGAGGCAAGTCCCGGAGCCTCCCCCGGAATATCTCCAGGCACACCACCCGGACCAACGCCATGA
- a CDS encoding prepilin-type N-terminal cleavage/methylation domain-containing protein yields the protein MKTSKGFTLIEVLMSILLLATTSVILYQSWNGSLLAVRKGRTYSTIALLLQKKAVEFELETKDKTVDDIKDEETGDFGSEYADYKWEIKAKPFTVPSLFPKNADGENQNELMTLVIKTLTDYFEKAVREIQITVVYSHGTKVQRHSLSTIYIDYKKELPGGF from the coding sequence ATGAAGACTTCAAAGGGTTTTACACTTATTGAAGTTTTGATGTCGATACTGCTTTTAGCAACAACAAGTGTAATATTGTATCAAAGCTGGAACGGAAGCCTTCTTGCCGTACGTAAGGGTCGCACCTATAGTACCATTGCACTTCTTTTACAAAAAAAAGCTGTGGAATTTGAACTCGAAACAAAAGATAAGACTGTTGATGACATCAAAGATGAAGAAACCGGTGATTTTGGAAGTGAATATGCTGATTATAAGTGGGAAATAAAAGCTAAACCTTTCACAGTACCCTCGTTATTTCCAAAAAATGCAGATGGCGAAAATCAAAATGAACTCATGACTTTAGTCATTAAAACTTTAACTGATTATTTTGAAAAAGCGGTTCGAGAAATACAAATCACCGTTGTTTATTCACATGGTACAAAAGTTCAACGACATTCCCTAAGTACAATATATATTGATTATAAAAAGGAGCTACCCGGTGGCTTCTAA
- a CDS encoding prepilin-type N-terminal cleavage/methylation domain-containing protein yields the protein MELKPISPATTRTQKGFTLIELMIAIAIIAFVVGIGIPKLGRSTGSQFKTVARKIIVLNKELHHYARLKNKTYRLVMDFGDETHGSTFYVESAAGSQLIVSQDENKNFSRKNNDGKKSTVFSMDQEVLKKPIKLPTGVKFEDVETETSINPIKEGKAYIHFFPQGLVQKTVIHLHGGDKFKWSLIVNPLTAETTIRDEYVKLKDIQQ from the coding sequence ATGGAGTTAAAACCGATATCTCCAGCGACGACTAGAACCCAAAAAGGCTTCACCCTCATTGAGTTAATGATCGCCATTGCGATCATTGCTTTTGTGGTGGGAATCGGAATTCCAAAACTTGGAAGATCAACGGGCAGCCAATTCAAAACGGTCGCCCGTAAAATTATTGTACTCAATAAAGAACTACATCATTACGCACGTCTTAAAAATAAAACCTATAGACTCGTCATGGATTTTGGAGATGAAACCCATGGCTCAACCTTTTATGTTGAAAGTGCGGCAGGCTCTCAACTTATCGTTTCACAAGATGAAAATAAAAATTTTAGCCGTAAGAATAATGATGGAAAAAAATCTACTGTTTTTTCTATGGATCAAGAGGTTTTAAAAAAACCGATTAAACTCCCAACAGGGGTGAAATTTGAAGATGTAGAAACAGAGACTTCAATTAACCCCATCAAAGAGGGAAAAGCCTATATTCATTTTTTCCCCCAAGGACTCGTGCAAAAAACCGTAATCCATCTTCATGGTGGAGACAAATTTAAATGGTCACTCATTGTGAATCCATTAACCGCTGAGACAACTATACGCGATGAATATGTGAAGCTTAAGGATATCCAACAATGA
- the gspG gene encoding type II secretion system major pseudopilin GspG: MKKFLKNNRGMTLIEIMIVLAIIAGMATVIVSQVSKQFAKAKVNQARILISEVGKSLDQFYTDCGFYPDSGQGINALLQAPGGRTCSNWGPEPYLKKAPKDPWGGDLIYSSSDGLKYTLRSLGADRQEGGDGVKTDISSDD; the protein is encoded by the coding sequence ATGAAGAAGTTCTTAAAAAATAACCGCGGTATGACACTCATCGAAATCATGATCGTACTTGCTATCATCGCTGGTATGGCAACGGTCATCGTGTCACAAGTATCCAAACAATTTGCTAAAGCAAAAGTGAATCAAGCTAGAATTCTGATCAGCGAAGTTGGAAAATCTCTAGATCAATTTTACACCGATTGCGGATTTTACCCCGACTCCGGCCAAGGAATAAACGCACTTCTCCAAGCTCCTGGAGGGCGCACCTGTTCAAACTGGGGCCCAGAACCTTACCTTAAAAAAGCTCCCAAAGACCCTTGGGGTGGAGATCTTATTTATTCCAGTAGCGATGGACTCAAGTACACCTTAAGATCATTAGGTGCAGACAGACAAGAAGGCGGAGATGGAGTTAAAACCGATATCTCCAGCGACGACTAG
- the gspF gene encoding type II secretion system inner membrane protein GspF: MPAFEYRGLNKTGKNIKGNVEAENIKSAKIKLKRDGIYVIDIKDKKAQEAKKNASSFRIGSGVNVAEMAMMTRQLATLIKAQIPLVDALAALVDQVENEVLKGAVSDIRQMVNEGSSFHRAIGKYPKIFPVIYITMCEAGEATGTLDLILIRLAEFTEKQNSLRNKVRSAMMYPMLMGFFGFAVLIVIFVFVIPQITKVFEEMEKALPWYTVLLIDVSNFIAEYWHVLTMSIIGAIIMFVKWKSSPTGRTHWDGMKMKIPIFGKLMRMVAVSRFAKTLSTLLAGGVPMLNAFDIVKNVVDNKVFEKVINEARDNVSEGESVAGPLRKSGEFPPIVIHMIAIGEKTGDLENMLAQVSEAYDFQVENAISGLTSLLEPIMLISMGLIVGFIVFAILVPILEMSTIA; this comes from the coding sequence ATGCCTGCATTTGAATACCGAGGGCTCAACAAAACCGGCAAAAATATTAAGGGTAATGTTGAAGCTGAAAATATTAAAAGTGCAAAAATAAAACTCAAACGAGATGGCATTTACGTCATCGATATCAAAGATAAAAAAGCTCAAGAGGCAAAGAAAAACGCATCGTCTTTTAGAATCGGCAGTGGTGTAAACGTTGCTGAGATGGCCATGATGACGCGTCAACTGGCTACACTTATAAAAGCACAAATTCCGCTCGTAGATGCACTCGCAGCTCTTGTTGACCAAGTTGAAAACGAAGTTTTAAAAGGTGCTGTCAGCGATATCAGACAAATGGTCAATGAGGGTTCAAGCTTTCACAGAGCTATTGGGAAGTATCCGAAAATATTTCCGGTAATATACATCACCATGTGTGAAGCTGGCGAAGCCACAGGCACACTTGATCTTATTTTAATTCGTTTGGCTGAATTCACAGAAAAACAAAATTCACTTCGAAACAAAGTAAGATCAGCAATGATGTACCCCATGCTTATGGGTTTTTTTGGATTTGCAGTTTTAATTGTTATTTTTGTTTTTGTTATTCCGCAAATTACAAAAGTGTTTGAAGAAATGGAAAAAGCACTTCCCTGGTACACAGTACTTCTTATTGATGTCAGTAATTTCATCGCAGAATATTGGCATGTACTTACCATGAGCATCATCGGCGCTATCATTATGTTTGTTAAATGGAAATCATCCCCTACTGGCCGCACTCATTGGGACGGTATGAAGATGAAAATTCCTATATTCGGAAAACTCATGCGCATGGTTGCTGTTTCACGATTTGCAAAAACACTCAGCACATTGCTTGCGGGGGGTGTCCCCATGCTCAACGCCTTTGATATTGTTAAAAATGTCGTTGATAATAAAGTTTTTGAAAAAGTTATCAACGAAGCTCGCGATAACGTCAGCGAGGGTGAAAGTGTTGCAGGCCCTTTAAGAAAATCAGGGGAATTTCCTCCCATAGTAATTCACATGATCGCTATCGGTGAAAAAACAGGGGATCTAGAAAACATGCTTGCCCAAGTTTCTGAGGCCTATGATTTTCAAGTAGAAAACGCAATTAGCGGACTCACAAGCCTACTTGAACCCATCATGCTCATCAGTATGGGTTTAATTGTTGGCTTTATCGTATTTGCGATTCTTGTTCCTATCTTAGAAATGTCAACGATCGCTTAA
- the gspE gene encoding type II secretion system ATPase GspE, with protein sequence MAIDSIGALLLKNTSLTENQLNEVLLLQDPNGEKLGEVLAKKNITSPDDMLKALCLQLHVDYMKDIPINDIPVDLVRDIPINYAKQYEILPFKNENDHVKILTSNPLNYKVLDDMRVLFNKRALPIVVTSSRVQDAINKVYEKSTAAFEGLEGIEDGEAYDFDEPIDLLEAGDDDAPVIKLVNSLLFRAVKEKASDIHIEPYERDLVVRFRIDGVLYDIFKPPKKLQSAITSRIKVMANLNIAEKRLPQDGRIPIKMAGKDIDIRLSTVPTAHGERLVMRLQDRSNVILELPQLGFHDQSLQNILDLVNKQHGIFLVTGPTGSGKSTTLYASIMAINSIERNIITVEDPVENRIHGIGQIQVNSKINLTFANGLRAILRQDPDVIMIGEIRDLETAEIAINSSLTGHLVLSTIHTNDSAGAIPRLIDMGCEPFLVSSSLVGILAQRLIRVLCPHCKVAYTPTDAELASIEASRVDADAGRVHKAVGCNQCNQKGYVGRTVIHELLKIDEGIRQLILQNKDSGTIKKAAQANGMKTFRDDGVKKVLMGITTIEELLSTTQEDE encoded by the coding sequence GTGGCTATTGATAGTATTGGTGCTCTTTTATTAAAAAATACTTCACTGACTGAAAATCAGTTAAATGAAGTATTGTTATTGCAAGATCCCAATGGTGAAAAGCTTGGCGAAGTTTTAGCCAAGAAAAACATCACCTCCCCTGACGACATGCTCAAAGCACTTTGTCTTCAGCTTCACGTAGATTATATGAAAGATATTCCTATAAACGATATTCCCGTAGATCTTGTACGTGATATTCCAATTAATTACGCTAAACAGTATGAAATACTCCCTTTTAAAAATGAAAATGATCACGTAAAAATTCTGACCTCAAACCCCTTAAACTACAAAGTGCTCGATGACATGCGCGTTTTATTTAATAAGAGAGCTTTGCCCATTGTTGTCACGAGTAGTAGAGTTCAAGACGCCATTAATAAAGTTTATGAAAAAAGTACCGCTGCGTTTGAAGGCCTTGAAGGAATCGAAGATGGCGAAGCCTATGATTTTGATGAACCCATTGATCTACTTGAAGCTGGCGATGACGACGCCCCCGTTATTAAACTCGTAAACTCTCTTTTATTTAGAGCGGTAAAAGAAAAAGCCTCAGATATTCATATCGAGCCTTACGAACGTGATCTCGTTGTTCGTTTTCGCATTGATGGTGTACTTTATGATATTTTTAAGCCGCCAAAAAAACTACAAAGCGCAATTACTTCACGTATTAAAGTTATGGCCAATCTCAATATCGCTGAAAAACGTCTTCCTCAAGATGGTCGCATACCTATTAAAATGGCCGGAAAAGACATTGATATTCGACTCAGCACCGTCCCCACAGCTCACGGCGAACGACTTGTTATGCGTTTGCAAGATAGAAGTAATGTTATTTTAGAACTCCCACAACTTGGCTTTCATGATCAAAGTCTTCAAAATATTTTAGACCTGGTAAATAAACAACATGGAATTTTTCTTGTCACCGGCCCCACAGGTTCTGGTAAATCAACAACGCTCTACGCCTCTATTATGGCCATCAATAGTATCGAGAGAAACATCATTACTGTTGAAGACCCTGTGGAAAATCGAATTCACGGTATTGGGCAAATTCAAGTAAACAGCAAAATTAATCTCACCTTTGCCAACGGGCTTCGCGCAATTTTGCGACAAGATCCAGATGTCATAATGATTGGAGAGATTCGTGACCTTGAGACAGCAGAGATTGCAATTAACTCATCACTCACTGGTCATTTAGTTCTCTCAACCATTCATACAAACGATTCAGCAGGGGCAATTCCTAGATTAATCGATATGGGTTGTGAGCCATTCTTGGTTTCAAGTAGTTTAGTAGGAATATTAGCTCAACGTTTGATTAGAGTGTTATGCCCCCATTGCAAGGTTGCCTACACACCTACTGATGCAGAACTTGCCAGCATTGAAGCTTCACGCGTAGATGCCGATGCAGGGCGCGTACATAAAGCTGTAGGTTGTAATCAGTGTAATCAAAAAGGTTATGTCGGAAGAACTGTAATTCATGAGCTCTTAAAAATTGATGAAGGGATTCGACAATTAATCTTACAGAACAAAGACAGCGGAACAATTAAGAAGGCCGCACAAGCAAACGGCATGAAAACATTCAGAGACGATGGCGTTAAAAAAGTCTTAATGGGTATCACAACCATTGAAGAACTTCTCAGTACGACGCAAGAGGATGAATAA
- the gspD gene encoding type II secretion system secretin GspD: MRNTQLAFFTITFVGIFLLTNLVSAQIPPPPGQSNNLDNFLDDEEFDGPPPGTYPPQQPNQGPPGTSFGDRKSFGNTPSSNAPDSGSAASPSFKGASPLPRRNRKEPPNLLAKQPVNMSEAQDKDITDENFPDLIDSFDYPNAEITDIVKAISELTGKNFIVDPQVRGKITIIAPTRITVAEAYKAFLSALAINGLAVVPSGKFLKVKQAANAVRDNLDTYSGTYSPNTDTMITRIVQLRYIQAKEIYNSLGPLLQSRLGEMRPYEPTNTLIISDYGSNIERIMKILRQLDVPGFEEQLEVIRIRYAKSSDIAKLVDQIINKGKSTQGQGSFTAGIPRFTPLGSSQSQGNEAFSMVIPDDRTNSLIVVGNNQGIEKIRKLVAKLDFKVRPEDAGGVYVYYVRYGDAEKISTTLSGLAQAAAQSSAAPPGGAPIQKASVFSGDVKIVADKTTNSLVVTASKQDYEVVQAILSKLDVARDQVYVEGIFMELNVDNIKQWGISYYALAGNSLAGRAGFSSLPLANIINPPLDSGEGAVLGFGAGETVNITPPGGGTAIALKSLTGFINFLSTLGTTNILSTPQIMALDNEEAEIEVGEKVPTSSSSSTAANGTSTTSVQREDLTIKLNIKPHISPGSNTMRLEINQSIQGVSGRSIGAANLAQNAIATTKRLAKTSVMVRNGDTIVLGGLMSEDERVKSTKVPLLGDIPIIGWLFKSKRTETSKQNLLMFLTPKIIRNKEDAANNLTEKLTDRVRFIERNLGGRDNQGDAMDQLKLKRDGKTVPLESKGN; this comes from the coding sequence ATGCGAAACACACAACTTGCCTTTTTCACAATAACATTCGTGGGAATATTTTTACTCACAAATTTAGTGAGTGCACAAATCCCCCCACCACCTGGACAATCTAATAATCTAGATAACTTTTTAGATGATGAAGAATTTGATGGCCCCCCACCTGGGACTTATCCACCTCAACAACCAAATCAAGGCCCGCCGGGAACATCTTTTGGTGATCGCAAAAGTTTTGGAAATACTCCTTCGTCAAATGCTCCTGATTCTGGAAGTGCTGCAAGCCCTTCTTTTAAAGGGGCGTCTCCTTTACCTCGCAGAAATAGAAAAGAACCACCCAATCTTTTAGCAAAACAACCAGTTAATATGTCAGAGGCGCAAGATAAAGATATCACCGATGAAAACTTTCCTGATCTTATCGATAGCTTTGATTACCCCAATGCTGAGATCACAGATATTGTTAAAGCGATTTCAGAACTCACGGGTAAAAACTTTATCGTTGATCCACAAGTGAGAGGCAAAATCACAATCATAGCCCCTACCCGCATCACTGTAGCTGAAGCTTACAAAGCATTTTTGTCAGCACTCGCTATTAACGGTCTTGCTGTAGTGCCCTCAGGAAAATTTTTAAAAGTAAAACAAGCTGCAAATGCAGTACGTGACAATCTTGATACTTATTCTGGTACTTATTCGCCAAATACTGACACCATGATCACAAGAATTGTGCAATTACGTTATATTCAAGCAAAAGAAATTTACAATAGCCTTGGGCCCTTGTTGCAATCACGTCTTGGCGAGATGCGCCCTTATGAACCCACGAATACTTTAATTATTTCTGATTACGGAAGTAATATTGAACGCATCATGAAAATTTTAAGACAACTTGATGTGCCTGGGTTTGAAGAACAACTTGAAGTTATTCGAATTCGCTATGCGAAATCTTCTGATATTGCAAAGCTAGTTGATCAGATCATTAATAAAGGTAAATCCACTCAAGGCCAAGGCAGTTTCACAGCAGGTATTCCGCGATTCACGCCCCTTGGTAGCTCACAAAGCCAAGGCAATGAAGCATTCTCGATGGTTATTCCTGATGACCGCACAAATTCTTTAATCGTCGTGGGTAATAATCAAGGCATTGAAAAAATTAGAAAACTTGTAGCAAAACTTGATTTCAAAGTGAGACCAGAAGATGCCGGCGGTGTTTATGTTTATTATGTTAGATACGGAGATGCCGAAAAAATCTCAACTACACTTTCAGGTTTAGCACAAGCAGCAGCGCAATCTTCAGCAGCCCCCCCAGGCGGAGCGCCCATACAAAAAGCTTCAGTTTTTAGTGGTGATGTAAAAATTGTTGCTGATAAAACAACCAACAGTCTTGTAGTTACAGCAAGTAAACAAGATTATGAAGTTGTTCAAGCCATTCTCTCTAAACTCGATGTTGCTCGTGATCAAGTTTATGTTGAGGGAATTTTTATGGAACTTAACGTCGATAATATCAAACAATGGGGCATTAGTTACTACGCACTTGCTGGTAATAGTTTAGCAGGACGCGCAGGTTTTTCATCACTTCCACTTGCAAATATTATTAACCCTCCACTTGATTCTGGTGAAGGTGCGGTCTTAGGTTTTGGTGCGGGCGAAACTGTCAATATCACTCCACCCGGCGGTGGAACAGCCATAGCACTTAAGAGCCTCACTGGTTTTATTAATTTTCTTTCAACTTTAGGAACCACAAATATTTTAAGCACTCCTCAAATCATGGCACTTGATAACGAAGAGGCTGAGATTGAGGTGGGTGAAAAAGTTCCGACAAGTTCTTCTTCTTCAACGGCTGCCAACGGAACTTCAACCACCAGCGTTCAACGTGAAGATCTCACTATTAAACTTAATATCAAACCTCACATCAGCCCAGGGTCAAATACGATGCGACTTGAAATCAATCAATCAATTCAAGGTGTATCAGGAAGATCAATAGGTGCTGCCAATCTTGCACAAAATGCTATTGCGACAACAAAGCGTCTAGCAAAAACAAGTGTGATGGTACGTAACGGTGACACCATAGTGCTCGGCGGTTTGATGTCAGAAGATGAACGTGTTAAGAGCACAAAAGTACCACTCTTAGGTGACATTCCAATTATTGGGTGGCTCTTTAAAAGTAAACGTACTGAAACTTCTAAACAAAATCTTTTGATGTTTTTAACTCCTAAGATTATTCGCAATAAAGAAGATGCCGCGAACAATTTAACTGAAAAACTCACTGACCGCGTTAGATTTATCGAAAGAAATCTTGGTGGACGTGATAATCAAGGTGATGCGATGGATCAGCTAAAACTCAAACGTGATGGAAAAACAGTTCCATTAGAATCAAAGGGAAATTAA
- the gspC gene encoding type II secretion system protein GspC: MKWLKRFLNKQNEPQVLGSQKLQSTEVTSILPIKPNRFRQLPFKKYMPHAAIGILALMAADLTSVNLRSLMLPKGTTTSKKSIGPVTQYKPRSNYDDILARNIFNSDGLIPDVMVAGQSSSDPGVARESALPLVLMGTIVHANPGKCVATVQVSGNAEKVLPYIPNDEIEGMATLMKVERKKAFIRNLQSGAYEYIQIKDEVVFAFTKKTVAVSQDGPIMKESDTNFAITRSDLDMQMNNLPELLTQARAVPNIAPGSGGKVDGFRIVDIQDNSIFRKLGINPGDVIKGVDGEALDSPAKAMELYNGLKNKSNLKLSIERNGKTETFNYNIR, from the coding sequence ATGAAATGGCTCAAGCGTTTTTTAAATAAGCAAAATGAGCCACAAGTTTTAGGTAGCCAAAAGCTTCAATCGACCGAAGTAACTTCTATACTTCCTATTAAGCCTAATCGCTTTAGACAACTTCCATTTAAAAAATATATGCCACATGCAGCAATCGGAATTCTTGCACTCATGGCGGCTGATTTAACTTCCGTTAACTTGAGATCCCTTATGCTTCCCAAGGGAACAACTACTTCAAAAAAATCAATCGGCCCTGTGACTCAATACAAGCCCCGCTCAAATTATGACGATATACTTGCGAGAAATATTTTTAATAGTGATGGGTTAATTCCAGACGTCATGGTCGCAGGTCAAAGTTCATCTGACCCTGGAGTGGCTCGCGAATCAGCGTTACCACTTGTACTTATGGGAACCATCGTTCATGCAAACCCCGGAAAATGTGTGGCGACAGTTCAAGTCAGTGGCAATGCAGAAAAAGTTTTGCCTTATATTCCAAATGACGAAATTGAAGGCATGGCTACACTCATGAAAGTGGAACGTAAAAAAGCATTTATTAGAAATCTGCAATCTGGTGCCTATGAATATATTCAAATTAAAGATGAAGTTGTCTTTGCATTTACAAAAAAGACAGTAGCGGTAAGTCAAGATGGTCCTATTATGAAAGAAAGTGATACTAATTTTGCTATCACTCGTTCAGATTTAGATATGCAGATGAACAACTTGCCTGAACTACTCACTCAAGCTAGAGCCGTGCCCAACATTGCGCCTGGGAGTGGCGGAAAAGTCGATGGTTTTAGAATTGTCGACATCCAAGATAATTCAATATTTAGAAAACTAGGAATTAACCCCGGCGATGTCATCAAGGGTGTGGACGGAGAAGCATTAGATAGTCCGGCCAAAGCAATGGAACTTTATAATGGTCTTAAAAATAAATCGAATTTAAAGCTTTCAATCGAACGTAATGGCAAGACAGAAACTTTTAATTACAACATCAGATAA
- the ffh gene encoding signal recognition particle protein has translation MFENLSDKLMSGIKKIRGQGKITTENVEAALKEIRLGLLEADVNFKVVKQFITHVQEKALGQEVIGSLTAGQQIVKIVHEELVNLMGGENQGLNFSGHSPHIIMLVGLQGAGKTTTAAKLSFLIKKKGRQPLLVPVDVYRPAAIEQLKTLGKQNQLDVFDSNSKQKPLEICKAAQEFAKANGKDTLIIDTAGRLQIDDELMNELVGLKSNLTPCEILIVADAMTGQDAVNIAQGFHEKLQITGVVLTKLDGDARGGAALSIKATTGAPIKFIGTSEKVSGLEPFHPERIASRILDMGDVLSLVEKASEVFDEAKSREMTKKLGKNQFTLEDFRDQLKQIKKLGPLEGIMKMIPGMGQMSKQLKNMSPPDQELKKIEAIINSMTPKERAKHEVLNGSRRARIARGSGTQVSDINRFIKQFEQMQKMMQMMTKTGGKRGGPGGFPGGGMPF, from the coding sequence ATGTTTGAGAATCTTTCTGATAAATTAATGTCGGGTATTAAAAAAATCCGAGGTCAGGGAAAAATCACCACAGAAAATGTGGAAGCAGCACTTAAAGAAATCAGACTAGGTCTTTTAGAAGCTGATGTGAATTTTAAAGTGGTAAAACAATTTATCACTCATGTTCAAGAAAAAGCCCTTGGCCAAGAAGTCATTGGCAGTCTTACCGCCGGTCAACAAATTGTAAAAATCGTTCATGAAGAACTCGTGAATCTCATGGGTGGTGAAAACCAAGGTCTTAATTTTTCTGGCCACAGCCCGCACATTATTATGCTAGTGGGTCTTCAGGGAGCGGGTAAAACCACAACCGCTGCAAAACTTTCTTTTTTAATCAAGAAAAAGGGACGTCAACCACTTCTTGTTCCCGTTGACGTTTACAGACCTGCTGCTATTGAACAGTTAAAAACTTTAGGAAAACAAAACCAATTAGATGTTTTTGATTCTAACAGTAAACAAAAGCCCCTAGAAATTTGTAAAGCAGCACAAGAATTCGCAAAAGCAAACGGTAAAGACACATTAATTATCGATACAGCCGGACGCCTTCAAATCGATGATGAACTCATGAATGAACTTGTCGGTTTAAAATCAAATCTCACACCTTGTGAAATTCTTATTGTAGCTGACGCCATGACCGGACAAGATGCCGTTAACATTGCCCAAGGTTTTCATGAAAAATTACAAATCACAGGGGTTGTACTCACTAAACTTGATGGTGATGCTCGAGGTGGTGCAGCTCTTTCGATTAAAGCTACTACCGGTGCACCCATTAAATTTATCGGAACCAGCGAAAAAGTTTCAGGCTTAGAGCCGTTTCACCCAGAGCGCATAGCAAGTCGCATTTTAGATATGGGTGATGTTTTGTCATTAGTTGAAAAGGCGTCAGAGGTTTTTGATGAAGCTAAATCACGGGAAATGACCAAAAAATTGGGTAAAAACCAATTTACCCTTGAAGATTTTAGAGATCAGCTTAAACAGATTAAAAAACTAGGTCCATTAGAGGGGATCATGAAAATGATTCCTGGCATGGGGCAAATGTCTAAGCAACTTAAGAACATGTCGCCCCCTGATCAAGAATTAAAAAAGATTGAAGCTATTATTAACAGTATGACCCCAAAAGAGCGTGCCAAACATGAGGTTCTAAACGGCTCAAGACGTGCTCGAATAGCGCGGGGTAGTGGCACCCAAGTTAGTGACATTAATAGATTTATTAAACAATTTGAGCAAATGCAGAAGATGATGCAAATGATGACTAAAACGGGAGGCAAACGAGGCGGGCCTGGTGGATTTCCCGGTGGCGGGATGCCCTTTTAG
- the rpsP gene encoding 30S ribosomal protein S16, with protein sequence MAVVIRLSRAGKTNTPLYRVTVADQRRWRDGKFLARVGWYNPCRDEMKTRMKLDLTAIDEWIKKGARPSETVAKLIRDFRSSQAQ encoded by the coding sequence ATGGCCGTTGTTATTCGACTTTCTCGTGCAGGAAAAACTAACACCCCACTCTACCGTGTGACCGTTGCTGATCAACGCCGATGGCGCGATGGCAAATTTTTAGCACGTGTTGGCTGGTACAATCCCTGCCGTGATGAGATGAAAACGCGTATGAAACTTGATCTTACAGCTATTGATGAATGGATCAAAAAAGGTGCTCGTCCTTCAGAAACAGTAGCGAAATTAATCAGAGATTTTCGCTCAAGCCAGGCTCAATAA
- a CDS encoding KH domain-containing protein, translated as MDITDLKELVIFMAKSLVDLPDQVEVTEMVGEQTTVYELKVAKEDLGKIIGKQGRTARSLRTILNAASTKLKKRSVLEIIE; from the coding sequence ATGGACATCACTGATTTAAAAGAACTTGTGATTTTTATGGCCAAGTCATTGGTAGATTTGCCCGATCAAGTTGAAGTCACTGAAATGGTGGGTGAACAAACCACTGTATACGAACTCAAAGTAGCAAAAGAAGATTTAGGTAAAATTATCGGTAAGCAAGGTCGCACCGCGCGTTCTTTGCGAACCATTTTGAATGCTGCGAGCACGAAGCTTAAAAAACGCAGCGTGCTTGAAATTATCGAATAA